The proteins below come from a single Vanessa cardui chromosome 7, ilVanCard2.1, whole genome shotgun sequence genomic window:
- the LOC124531138 gene encoding LIM domain transcription factor LMO4, with protein sequence MNPHYHGYAELSSPHPPSPEAAFASNGHDYPHNNNNPALKECAGCGGKIVERFLLHALDRYWHHGCLKCTCCGQALADMGRSFYFKGGMILCKSDYTRMFGSSGACAACGQAIPASEFVMRTNAPQQPLHVFHIKCFACSKCGSHLMQGDRYYMLAGSLVCEQDWQKLMKNANAATPGAPVRKGKVGRPRRSRE encoded by the exons ATGAACCCGCACTACCACGGGTACGCGGAGCTCAGCTCACCACATCCGCCGTCACCGGAGGCCGCTTTCGCATCGAATGGCCACGATTATcctcacaacaacaacaatcctGCATTAAAAGAATGTGCGGGTTGTGGAGGCAAAATAGTAGAAAGGTTCCTTCTCCACGCCCTCGACAGATATTGGCATCACGGCTGTCTAAAATGTACATGTTGTGGTCAAGCTCTCGCGGATATGGGACGCTCCTTCTACTTCAAAGGCGGAATGATATTGTGCAAAAGCGATTATACAAG AATGTTCGGCTCAAGCGGCGCGTGCGCAGCGTGCGGGCAGGCGATACCCGCGAGCGAGTTCGTGATGAGGACGAACGCGCCGCAGCAGCCCCTTCACGTCTTCCACATAAAATGCTTCGCGTGCTCGAAGTGCGGCTCACACCTCATGCAAGGCGATAG GTACTATATGCTCGCGGGGTCACTAGTCTGCGAGCAGGACTGGCAGAAGCTGATGAAGAATGCGAACGCGGCGACTCCCGGTGCGCCTGTGCGCAAGGGCAAAGTGGGTCGCCCGCGTCGTTCGCGCGAATGA